In one window of Sardina pilchardus chromosome 23, fSarPil1.1, whole genome shotgun sequence DNA:
- the pir gene encoding pirin — translation MNVRRVVKTILSVEQAEGVGARVRRSIGRKDLKNLNPFLMLDEFFVSKPAGFPDHPHRGFETVTYLLNGTSAHEDFCGHHGKLEAGDLQWMTAGRGVVHAEMPVSEEPVHGLQLWVNLRREHKMVEPHYQELRAPHIPRPSRGGVTVAVISGEALGAKSKVYTRTPTIYLDFKLKQGAQHVQPVPAGWIAFIYTLSGSLCVGPAVDQRRIEPHHTLVLEDGDSIQVENKATEDSHFVLIAGEPIDEPVVQHGPFVMNTEEEIVQAIRDYRTKTNGFERAKAWRSKIAH, via the exons ATGAACGTAAGGAGAGTCGTCAAAACCATCCTCAGTGTGGAGCAGGCGGAGGGTGTAGGTGCTCGTGTGCGCAGGAGTATCGGGAGAAAGGAT ctgaagaatTTAAATCCCTTTCTGATGTTAGATGAATTCTTTGTAAGCAAGCCTGCCGGTTTCCCCGATCATCCACACAGAGGATTCGAAACC gtcactTATCTCCTGAACGGCACTTCAGCACATGAGGACTTCTGTGGCCACCACGGGAAACTGGAGGCAGGTGACCTACAG TGGATGACCGCGGGGAGGGGCGTGGTGCACGCTGAGATGCCCGTGTCTGAGGAGCCCGTCCACGGCCTGCAGCTGTGGGTGAACCTGAGGAGGGAGCACAAGATGGTGGAGCCGCACTACCAGGAGCTGAGGGCACCACACATCCCCCGACCCAGCCGAGGTGGCGTCACCGTGGCCGTCATCTCCGGAGAGGCCCTGGGGGCCAAG TCCAAGGTCTACACGCGCACCCCCACCATCTATCTTGATTTCAAGCTAAAGCAAGGCGCTCAGCATGTGCAGCCAGTACCTGCAG GATGGATAGCATTTATCTACACTCTCTCGGGGTCgctgtgtgttg GTCCAGCTGTGGACCAGCGGCGAATAGAGCCCCATCACACGTTAGTGCTGGAAGATGGAGATTCCATTCAAGTGGAGAATAAG GCAACGGAGGACTCCCATTTTGTACTGATTGCTGGAGAACCGATTGATGAACCAGTGGTTCAACATG GGCCGTTTGTCAtgaacacagaggaggagatcgTACAAGCCATCAGAGACTATCGAACGAAAACCAACGGCTTTGAGAGGGCAAAGGCCTGGAGATCTAAAATTGCTCACTAG